AGGCCTCTTCCTCAGAGCCATCATCCGGGGTCACGATAACGCGCAGGGCGCGCTCGGTGTCCTCGATCGAGACACGACCAGCAACCTCGGTGATCGGCGCCAAGCCCTTAGGCGTACGCGCCTCAAAGAGCTCCTGAATACGAGGCAGACCCTGGGTAATATCGCCAGACTCAGCAACACCACCCGAGTGGAAGGTACGCATCGTCAACTGGGTACCAGGCTCACCAATCGACTGAGCCGCAACAATACCCACGGCCTCACCGATATCAACGAGCTTGCCGGATGCCAGCGAGCGGCCGTAGCACAACGCACACGTACCAACCGCGGAATCACACGTCAGAACCGAACGGACATTGACCTCGTCAATACCGGCATCGAAGAGGCGCTGAATCAGGACATCGCCCACGTCCTCGCCGGCCTCAGCCAACAGCTCACCGTTGGCGTCCACAACATCCTTGGCAAGGGTGCGGGTGTACGCCGAGTTCTCGACCGTCTCATGCAGAGTACGGACACCGTTGACCTCATCCGCGATAGCGACCTTAAGGCCACGGCGGGTACCACAGTCATGCTCACGCACGATGACGTCCTGAGAAACGTCAACCAGGCGGCGCGTCAAGTAACCCGAGTTAGCGGTCTTCAACGCGGTATCCGCAAGACCCTTACGGGCACCGTGAGTAGCGATGAAGTACTCAAGAACCGTCAAACCTTCACGGTAGGAAGACTTGATCGGGCGAGGAATAATCTCACCCTGCGGGTTCGACACCAGACCACGAATACCGGCAATCTGGCGCAACTGCAGCCAGTTACCGCGAGCACCGGAAGTCACCATGCGGTTAATGGTGTTGTACTTCTCCATGCCCTCCTGCATCTTGGAGGCAACCTCCTCGGTGGCCTGAGTCCAGATGTCAATGAGTTCGGTACGGCGCTCATCATCAGCGATCAGACCCATCTCAAACTGAGTCTGAACCTTCTGAGCACGCTCCTCATACGGGGCCAGGATCGCGGCCTTGTCCATGTGAGAGGTCACGTCAGAGATCGCAACCGTGACACCCGAGCGGGTGGCCCACTCGAAGCCCTTGTCCTTGAGGTTATCGAGGGTACGAGCAGTATCGACCTTCGGGTAACGCTCAGCGAGGTCATTCACGAGGTCACCCAAGGTGCCCTTGGTAGCGACCTCAGCGAACCACGGATAGTCCTCAGGCAACGTGTCATTGAACAAGGCGACACCCAGAGTGGTCTCCAGAAGCGCCGGCTTGCCTTCAACCCAACCCTCAGGGGCAGGCTGCGAAGCCGACGGAACAAAGTTATCCACCGCAATCGTGCAGACCGCGTTCAGATCAAGCTCGCCCGCATCGAACGCCATGATCGCTTCAGCAACAGAAGAGAAGCTACGGCCCTCACCAACAACACCCTCACGGCGGGTAGTCAAGTGGTTCAAACCGATGATCATGTCCTGCGCAGGCAACGCAACCGGGCGGCCATCCGAAGGCTTCAGAATGTTGTTCGAAGACAACATCAGGATGCGCGCCTCAGCCTGAGCCTCAGGGCTCAACGGCAAGTGCACAGCCATCTGGTCACCATCGAAGTCAGCGTTGAACGCTGCACACGCCAGTGGGTGCAACTGCAGAGCCTTACCCTCAATGAGCTGCGGCTCAAACGCCTGAATACCCAGGCGGTGCAGGGTTGGTGCACGGTTCAACAGAACCGGGTGCTCAGCGATGATCTCTTCAAGAACATCCCACACCGCAGGGCGGAAACGCTCAACCATACGCTTAGCTGCCTTGACGTTCTGAGCGTGGTTCAGATCAACCAGGCGCTTCATCACGAACGGCTTAAACAGCTCAAGCGCCATCTGCTTAGGCAGACCACACTGGTGCAGCTTCAACTGCGGACCAACCACGATGACCGAACGGCCAGAGTAGTCAACACGCTTACCCAGCAGGTTCTGACGGAAACGACCCTGCTTACCCTTGAGCATGTCAGACAGCGACTTCAGCGGGCGGTTACCCGGGCCAGTCTGCGGGCGGCCACGGCGACCGTTGTCAAACAACGAGTCAACCGACTCCTGCAACATGCGCTTCTCGTTGTTCACGATGATCTCTGGAGCGCCCAGATCCATGAGACGCTTCAAGCGGTTGTTGCGGTTGATCACACGACGGTAGAGGTCGTTGAGGTCCGAGGTAGCGAAACGGCCACCATCAAGCTGAACCATAGGGCGCAACTCCGGCGGAATCACCGGAACAGCGTCAAGGACCATACCCTCAGGCGAATTATCGGTCGTCAAGAAAGCGTTAACAACCTTCAGACGCTTGATCGCGCGAGTCTTACGCTGACCCTTACCGGTAGCGATCACCTCACGCAGCGCCTCTGCCTCTTCCTCGAGGTTGAAGTTCTGCAGGCGCTTCTGGATCGCCTCAGCACCCATCAAGCCCTCAAAGAACAGGCCATACTTGGCGCGCATCGTGCGGAACAGCGACTCGTTACCTTCAAGGTCACCCACCTTGATGGTCTTGAAACGCTCCCACACCTCGGTGAGACGCTCAATCTCGGCGTCCGCATTCTTACGGACGTTCGCCATTTCCTTCTCAGCGGCGTCGCGAGCCTTCTTCTTCTCAGCAGCCTTAGCGCCCTCACCCTCAAGGCGAGCGAGCTCTTCCTCAAGCTCCTTAGCGATCTCAGCGATATCAGCGTCACGCGTGTTAGCGATGTTCTTGATCTCAACATCGTGAGCAGCCTGCAAGTTCGGCAGCTCCTCGTGACGGCGTTCCTCATCAACCGAGGTGATCATGTACGCCGCAAAGTAAATAACCTTCTCGAGGTCCTTCGGCGCCAAATCAAGCAGGTAACCCAAACGCGAAGGAACGCCCTTGAAGTACCAAATATGCGTCACAGGAGCAGCCAACTCGATGTGGCCCATACGTTCACGGCGAACCTTAGAACGGGTCACCTCAACGCCACAACGCTCACAAATAATGCCCTTGAAACGGACACGCTTGTACTTACCGCACGAGCACTCCCAGTCACGCGTAGGACCGAAAATCTGCTCACCAAACAAGCCATCCTTCTCAGGCTTGAGTGTGCGGTAGTTAATGGTCTCCGGCTTCTTAACCTCGCCGTAGCTCCATTCGCGGATCTGTTCAGCCGTAGCCAAACCAATACGCATCAATCCGAAAGTCGATTCGGTGGACATAAGTCCTTACTCTCTTTCGTCAAAAAAATTGAAGTCTTCATCAGGTGGTTCACCAGCCCAGCAACACAACCAGACTGGACAAAGGTCCGTAGCCGGTGGCGGGCACCCCAGCCCGCCACCGCATCGAGCGCTACTTAGACCTCATCAACCGAGCTCGGCTCAACATTGGACAAGTTGATACCCAGCTCCTCTGCGGCCCGGAAGACTTCCTCGTCCGCATCGCGCATCTCAATCGTCTCGCCGTCGGTCGAAAGAACCTCAACGTTCAGGCACAGCGACTGCATTTCCTTCAACAGAACCTTGAAGGACTCCGGAACGCCAGGGGCAGGGATGTTATCGCCCTTAACGATCGCCTCGTAGACCTTCACACGGCCGTGGATATCATCCGACTTGACCGTCAGCAGCTCCTGCAGGGTGTATGCCGCGCCGTACGCCTCAAGCGCCCACACCTCCATCTCGCCGAAACGCTGACCACCGAACTGGGCCTTACCACCCAACGGCTGCTGCGTAATCATCGAGTATGGACCGGTCGAGCGAGCGTGGATCTTGTCATCAACCAAGTGGTGCAACTTGAGGATGTACATGTAACCCACGGAGATCGGCTCCGGGAACGGCTGGCCGGAGCGGCCATCGAACAGGGTCGCCTTACCGGAGTTATCGATCAGACGCTCGCCGTCACGGGACGGCAGAGTGTGGTCCAGCAGACCCCGGACTTCCTCTTCCTCAGCACCGTCGAAGACCGGGGTGGCAACCTTGATCGGAGCCTGCTCACGCGGCAGGTTCGGAAGGTTCTTGATCCACTCAGGTTCACCTTCGATGTTCCAGCCCTGGGATGCGGCCCACCCGAGGTGCAACTCCATGACCTGGCCCAGGTTCATACGGCCCGGAACACCCATTGGGTTCAGGATCACGTCGACCGGGGTACCGTCAGCCATGAACGGCATGTCCTCAACCGGGAGGATCTTGGAGATGACACCCTTGTTACCGTGGCGGCCAGCGAGCTTGTCACCAACCGTGATCTTGCGCTTCTGTGCAACGTAGACACGGACCAGCTGGTTCACACCTGGTGGTAGCTCGTCGTCATCGTCGCGATCGAAGATGCGGACGCCGATGACGGTACCGGACTCACCGTGCGGGATGCGCAGCGAGGTGTCACGGACTTCGCGAGACTTCTCACCGAAGATCGCCCGCAGCAAGCGCTCCTCCGGGGTCAGTTCGGTTTCACCCTTAGGTGTTACACGACCCACGAGGACGTCGCCGGCTTCTACCTCAGCACCGATGTGGATGATGCCGCGCTCATCGAGCTGCGAAAGCACTTCCTCGGACACGTTCGGGATGTCGCGGGTGATCTCTTCAGCGCCGAGCTTGGTGTCACGGGCATCGACCTCGTATTCCTCGATGTGGATCGAGGTGAGGACGTCGTCGGAGACCATGCGCTCGGAGAGGATGATCGCGTCCTCGTAGTTGAGGCCTTCCCAGGACATGAACGCAACGAGCAGGTTCTTACCGAGCGCGAGCTCGCCCGCCTGGGTTGCTGGGCCATCAGCAATGAGGGCCTGAGCTTCCAGCCGGTCCCCTTCCGTGACAACGACCTTCTGGTTGTAGCCGTTGCCCTGGTTGGAGCGGGCGAACTTCATGATCGGGTAGTTCGTCTGCGTACCGTCATCGTTCATGACGGAGACGAGGTCAGCCGAAACACTTGTGACAACGCCTGGCTTCTTCGCCAGAACCGCGTCGCCGGAGTCAACCGCGAGGTACTTCTCCATACCGGTACCCACGATTGGGGAATCCGGCTCCAGGAGCGGAACGGCCTGACGCTGCATGTTCGCGCCCATGAGCGCGCGGTTGGCGTCATCGTGTTCGAGGAACGGAATCAGTGCGGTCGCTGCGGAAACCATCTGGCGTGGCGAGACGTCCATGTAGTCGATCTCGTTCGGAGCGACCAGGACTGGTTCGCCGCCGCCACCGCGTTCACGGCAGAGAACGAGGTCTTCTTCGAAGGTGCCGTCTTCTGCCAGCGGCGCGTTTGCCTGCGCGATCTGGTATTCGAGCTCTTCGTCTGCGGTCAGGTAATCGACGTGCTCGGTCACCACGCCGTCAACAACGCGACGGTACGGGGTTTCGATGAAGCCGAAGGAGTTGATGCGACCATAGGTTGCGAGCGAGCCGATCAGGCCAATGTTCGGGCCTTCCGGGGTCTCGATCGGGCACATGCGGCCGTAGTGAGACGGGTGAACGTCACGGACTTCCATGCCTGCGCGGTCACGGGAGAGACCGCCTGGGCCCAGAGCCGAGAGGCGGCGTTTGTGGGTCACGCCAGCCAGTGGGTTGTTCTGGTCCATGAACTGCGAGAGCTGGGAGGTTCCGAAGAACTCCTTGATCGCAGCAACCACCGGGCGAATATTGATCAGGGTCTGCGGGGTGATCGCCTCGACGTCCTGGGTGGTCATACGTTCACGTACAACGCGCTCCATACGGGACAGGCCGGTGCGGACCTGGTTGTCGATCAGTTCGCCGACCGCGCGGATGCGGCGGTTGCCGAAGTGGTCGATGTCATCGACGTTGATCGGGATGTCGGTCTCTTCGCCCTTGCGTACACCCTTGATGGTGCGCTCGCCTGCGTGGAGGGCGACGATGTAGCGGATCATCGCTACGATGTCGGCCTCGGTCAGAACGGAGGACTCTGGGGTGTCCATCGGCATGTCCATGCCGAGCTTGCGGTTGAGCTTGTAGCGGCCCACCTTAGCGAGGTCGTAGCGCTTCGGGGTGAAGTACATGTTCTCGAGCAGGTTGCGTGCCGCTTCAACGGTCGGCGGCTCGCCTGGGCGCAGCTTGCGGTAGATGTCCAGCAGCGCTTCTTCCTCGGTGTGGACGGTGTCCTTCTCGAGGGTGATGCGGATCGACTCGTAGTCGCCGAACTCTTCGAGGATCTGGGATTCGGTCCAGCCGAGGGCCTTGAGCAGTACCGTCACGGACTGCTTGCGCTTACGGTCGAGGCGGACACCGACCTGGTCGCGCTTATCGATTTCGAGCTCGAACCAGGAACCACGCGACGGGATGATGCGCGCGGAGTAGATGTCCTTATCGGAGGTCTTGTCTGGGGTGCGCTCGAAGTAGGCACCTGGGGAACGGACCAGCTGGGACACAACGACGCGCTCGGTTCCGTTGATGATGAACGTTGCGTTGTCGGTCATGAGCGGGAAATCGCCCATGAAGACCGTCTGCTGCTTGATTTCGCCGGTCTGGTTGTTCATGAACTCGGCACGCACATAGAGCGGTGCCGAGTAGGTGGCGTCGCGGTCTTTGGCTTCCGCGATCGTGTACTTAGGGTCCGCGAATTCTGGCTCGGAGAAGCTCAGGGACATGGTGCCCTGGAAGTCTTCGATGGGTGATATCTCTTCGAAGATCTCGGCCAGCCCTGGTACTCGTGGGACGCTGGTGTCCCCTGTTTCTTCTGCCTTCGCTACGCGCTGCTGCCAGCGTTCGTTACCGATGAGCCAGTCGAACGATTCGGTCTGCAGTGCTAGCAGATCCGGGACGTCGAGGGGCTCGTGGATTTTCGCGAAGGAGATGCGGCCCGCTGCGGCGGCGGTACGAGCCGATGTAGCGGTTGAGTTCTGAGAGGTGCTCGAGGCGACCAAAGGTTTTCCTTCCACAGACCGTCATGTTTCCGGGTGCGGCTTTGCCCTCGCTATGCGTATTCTCTATGCGTTGACTAGCTGGTGAGGCTAGGAATTCGCGTGAGGTTGTAAACGCCTGATGAGACGTTAAAACATCGACCCACCGCTATATGAAGGTCGATGTAACAGGACAAGAAGAGCCGCAACGATCCATCTTAGCGCAGTTCGTCAAGCGTGTCGAATAGTATTTTGAGCTCGCGTGCGTGATACCGAGCACGATGCCTGCCGGGCTTGCGTGGCTAGCACACCTTCGATCGTGAGATGCTGGTCACATTCGTGTGCGTTTTTCTTACGATGGAGGTTCATATGTCCGGTGGCGTGACTGGCGATTCCACCCCTGGTGGCTTGCAAGGTATGGCGGCTTTGAGCGGGCGCGACGCGGTGATCATTGGTGCCGCGCGTACGCCTTTTGCGCGTCTTTTGGGCGAGCTCAAGGATTTTTCTGCCGCTGCGCTGGGTGGGCGCGCTATCGAGGCTGCGCTCGGCAGGGCCGGGGTCGGCGCGGAGTGTGTCGAGGCCGTAGTGATGGGGCAGGCGGTTCAGGCTGGATGTGGGCAGAACCCCGCTCGGCAGGCAGCCCTTTCGGTTCCGGGCCTACCTGCATCCGCTCATGCTGAGACGGTCAACAAGGTGTGCCTTTCTGGTCTTTCCGCGGTGATTCACGCCGCCCGCCTTGTTCGCCTAGGTGAAGCTGATGTTGTGGTTGCTGGCGGGATGGAGTCGATGTCGAATGCACCTCATCTTTTGCCGGGCTCCCGCACTGGCTGGAAGTACGGGGACGTAGCCGTGGTCGATTCGCTGGCTCATGATGGGCTTACGGATGCGGCTGATCAGGTCTCGATGGGCTCGCTGACTGATGCCGGCAACGTGACTCGCGAGATTTCGCGGGCTGAGCAGGATGCGGTGGCCGCCGCCTCCCACCAACGAGCGACTTCTTCCCGTGAGCACCTGCAGCAAGAGATCGCCCCTGTTGAGTGGGAGGATCGCCGCGGCCGACAGCATACTGTCACAGATGATGAGGGTGTGCGTGAGGATACGAACGCTGAGGCCTTGGCTCAGCTGCGACCGGCATTCTCGAAAGAAGGAACCATCACTGCCGGGAACTCCTCTCCCCTATCGGATGGAGCAGCGGCCGTGATCGTGACTTCGCGCATCTGGGCTGAACAGAACGACGCGACCATACTGGCGACCATCGGCGAGGCAGGCCAGGTTGCCGGGCCGGATAATTCTCTGCACTCCCAGCCGGCCCGAGCGATCAAGAGGGCCCTCGAACGTTCCGGCATCGATCAGGGCGCCCTCGATGTCATAGAAATCAACGAGGCTTTCGCATCCGTGTCCGTGCAGTCCCAACGCGAGCTAGGTGTGGACGCAGAGGACGTGAACGCATGGGGTGGCGCGATCGCCTTGGGCCATCCACTCGGGGCGAGTGGCGCACGCCTCGTTGTGACAGCGTGCTACCAACTTGAGGAGAACGGCGGAGGCACCGCGGCCGTCGCGCTGTGTGGCGGCGGAGGTCAAGGCGAAGCACTCTTGCTGCACCGCTAGTCTGCCGCCCCTACCTCCCCCCATCATCAGCCAGGGCCCTTAACAAGGTTTGGCCCGTGCCACCAAATAGTGACACGGGCCAAACATTCATTCACTGTGAGCGGCGCACTGTCACGCCGCGGCGAGTGAAAGGAAATTACTTGAGGGTGACGGTTGCGCCAGCGCCCTCGAGAGCTTCCTTAGCCTTCTCTGCATCTTCCTTGGAGACGCCTTCGAGAACAGCCTTAGGAGCGCCGTCAACGAGCTCCTTAGCTTCCTTGAGGCCTAGGGAGGTCAGGCCGCGAACTTCCTTAATAACGCCAATCTTCTTATCGCCAGCGGCTTCGAGGATGACGTCGAATTCGGTCTGCTCTTCAGCGCCGCCTGCGGCACCGCCTGCAGCAGGAGCTGCAGCAACAGCAGCTGCGGTGACGTCGAAGGTCTCTTCGAACTGCTTAACGAACTCGGAGAGTTCGAAGATGGTCATTTCCTTGAACGCGTCAAGGAGCTCTTCGGTGGTGAGCTTCGCCATAGTGGCGTCCTTTCGTCGATGCGGAGGCTTTGCTCCGCGTAAAAGCTTGTCGGTTGAAACTGTTGGGCTCAAGCGTCCCGCGCCGCAACGGATGTTGCGGGACAACGGATGCTACGGAACCGTGACTACTCTGCAGCTGGGGCTTCGGCGGTTTCGCCGGCCTCTTCGCGCTTGAGACGCAGCGCATCGATGATGCGTGCAGCAGCGGATGCTGGTGCCTTGAGGACACCGGCAACACGAGCCAGCTGGTGTTCGACGGACTCGAGAGCAGCAAGATCCTTGATCTGCTCAGCGTCCATCTTCTGGCCGTCGTAGTAGCCGCCCTTGATGATGAGCTTCTCGTGGTCCTTAGCGAAATCGGTGAGGCTCTTAGCGGCTGCAACTGCATCTCCGCGTACAAACGCGATAGCAGTTGGGCCGTTGAGCATGCCCTCGAATGCGTCGACACCGGCGTTCTTAGCAGCGATCTCGGTCAAGGTGTTCTTGACGACTGCGTACTTAGTGTCTGGGCCCATGGAGCGGCGAAGCTCCTTGAGCTGTTCCACGGTGAGCCCACGGTATTCGGTCAGGACTGCAGCCGAGGACTCCTCGAAGTCCTTGGTGATCTCCGCTACGGCGATCTCCTTGACGTTCTTAGCCATGACACTCCTTCCGGGGTTCTAAGATGGTTCATCCCGGTTGGTTGCCCCGAAAAGCAAAATAGCCCTGGCACATAGGCACAGGGCTACACGGTGAACATCGACGGCGCTGATCGCCTCGGTTCGTGAAGAATCTGTCCCTACGTGGGCTGCCCTGCAAGTGCGGGAACCTTCGATGAGCGCACGCGCCCATAACCAACGGTCTTTGGTACAGCGTCCAGTCTAACGCAATGGATCACGATGCGCCAATCGGCGGCGTACCTTACATATATTGATCGCGTAGCTACAGTCGTGCCTCACATACTTTGAGCGCGTACTCCTACGCTGAACAAGTATGAACAAGGGTGTGGTCTCAATGTCGACACGTATCGAAGTCACCAAACAACTCAAACGGGCCTACAAAACCGCGACGAGGTCCGAGAAGTCTGTGATTCTGGATCAGTTCTGCGCAACCACCGGGCTGTCCCGAGTATCAGCCAGACGGTATCTCACCAGCCCACACCTGGGCGTGAAGAATGTGACGAAAGTTGATCGTCGTCGGCATCGCCCGACGAAGTACTCGGCAGCCTCGAAACGGGTGCTGGTGTGGCTGTGGCGGGTCATGATGTACCCGTGCGGGAAATACATGTGTCAGATGCTCCCCGAATGGATCAGCCGGCTTGAAGCACATGGCGAACTCAGCCACGGTGAACACGACTACACGCCTGCGGTACGTGCCGAACTGCTTGAGATGTCTGCCGCGACGATCGACCGATATTTACGAGAGCACCGGCAGTCACTGGAGTTGAAAGGGATCTCTGCCACCCGTTCTGGCGCGCTGTTACGCACCTCGATCATGATCCGGAAAGCCGGCGACGAGGCAGAGCATGAGCCCGGCTTTCTGGAGTGTGACACGGTCGCGCACTGCGGCCCCACACTGAAAGGTGAATTCGCCAGAACTTTGACCGCCACTTGTGTGCAGACGG
The Pseudoglutamicibacter albus DNA segment above includes these coding regions:
- a CDS encoding DNA-directed RNA polymerase subunit beta', whose protein sequence is MSTESTFGLMRIGLATAEQIREWSYGEVKKPETINYRTLKPEKDGLFGEQIFGPTRDWECSCGKYKRVRFKGIICERCGVEVTRSKVRRERMGHIELAAPVTHIWYFKGVPSRLGYLLDLAPKDLEKVIYFAAYMITSVDEERRHEELPNLQAAHDVEIKNIANTRDADIAEIAKELEEELARLEGEGAKAAEKKKARDAAEKEMANVRKNADAEIERLTEVWERFKTIKVGDLEGNESLFRTMRAKYGLFFEGLMGAEAIQKRLQNFNLEEEAEALREVIATGKGQRKTRAIKRLKVVNAFLTTDNSPEGMVLDAVPVIPPELRPMVQLDGGRFATSDLNDLYRRVINRNNRLKRLMDLGAPEIIVNNEKRMLQESVDSLFDNGRRGRPQTGPGNRPLKSLSDMLKGKQGRFRQNLLGKRVDYSGRSVIVVGPQLKLHQCGLPKQMALELFKPFVMKRLVDLNHAQNVKAAKRMVERFRPAVWDVLEEIIAEHPVLLNRAPTLHRLGIQAFEPQLIEGKALQLHPLACAAFNADFDGDQMAVHLPLSPEAQAEARILMLSSNNILKPSDGRPVALPAQDMIIGLNHLTTRREGVVGEGRSFSSVAEAIMAFDAGELDLNAVCTIAVDNFVPSASQPAPEGWVEGKPALLETTLGVALFNDTLPEDYPWFAEVATKGTLGDLVNDLAERYPKVDTARTLDNLKDKGFEWATRSGVTVAISDVTSHMDKAAILAPYEERAQKVQTQFEMGLIADDERRTELIDIWTQATEEVASKMQEGMEKYNTINRMVTSGARGNWLQLRQIAGIRGLVSNPQGEIIPRPIKSSYREGLTVLEYFIATHGARKGLADTALKTANSGYLTRRLVDVSQDVIVREHDCGTRRGLKVAIADEVNGVRTLHETVENSAYTRTLAKDVVDANGELLAEAGEDVGDVLIQRLFDAGIDEVNVRSVLTCDSAVGTCALCYGRSLASGKLVDIGEAVGIVAAQSIGEPGTQLTMRTFHSGGVAESGDITQGLPRIQELFEARTPKGLAPITEVAGRVSIEDTERALRVIVTPDDGSEEEAYPVLRRSRLLVEEGDHVDVGQQLAAGAIDPKQVLRVLGPREAQKFLVREVQAVYQSQGVGIHDKHVEVIVRQMLRRITVIDQGDTDLLPGELADRAVFQAANRKAVAEGARPASGRDELMGITKASLATESWLSAASFQETTRVLTQAAMEAKSDPLLGLKENVIIGKLIPAGTGLDRYTQVDVEPTEEAKASFYSGPSAFSGFDYQGMEAFGGEFSAISMEEYGNFGQDFN
- the rpoB gene encoding DNA-directed RNA polymerase subunit beta, with the protein product MVASSTSQNSTATSARTAAAAGRISFAKIHEPLDVPDLLALQTESFDWLIGNERWQQRVAKAEETGDTSVPRVPGLAEIFEEISPIEDFQGTMSLSFSEPEFADPKYTIAEAKDRDATYSAPLYVRAEFMNNQTGEIKQQTVFMGDFPLMTDNATFIINGTERVVVSQLVRSPGAYFERTPDKTSDKDIYSARIIPSRGSWFELEIDKRDQVGVRLDRKRKQSVTVLLKALGWTESQILEEFGDYESIRITLEKDTVHTEEEALLDIYRKLRPGEPPTVEAARNLLENMYFTPKRYDLAKVGRYKLNRKLGMDMPMDTPESSVLTEADIVAMIRYIVALHAGERTIKGVRKGEETDIPINVDDIDHFGNRRIRAVGELIDNQVRTGLSRMERVVRERMTTQDVEAITPQTLINIRPVVAAIKEFFGTSQLSQFMDQNNPLAGVTHKRRLSALGPGGLSRDRAGMEVRDVHPSHYGRMCPIETPEGPNIGLIGSLATYGRINSFGFIETPYRRVVDGVVTEHVDYLTADEELEYQIAQANAPLAEDGTFEEDLVLCRERGGGGEPVLVAPNEIDYMDVSPRQMVSAATALIPFLEHDDANRALMGANMQRQAVPLLEPDSPIVGTGMEKYLAVDSGDAVLAKKPGVVTSVSADLVSVMNDDGTQTNYPIMKFARSNQGNGYNQKVVVTEGDRLEAQALIADGPATQAGELALGKNLLVAFMSWEGLNYEDAIILSERMVSDDVLTSIHIEEYEVDARDTKLGAEEITRDIPNVSEEVLSQLDERGIIHIGAEVEAGDVLVGRVTPKGETELTPEERLLRAIFGEKSREVRDTSLRIPHGESGTVIGVRIFDRDDDDELPPGVNQLVRVYVAQKRKITVGDKLAGRHGNKGVISKILPVEDMPFMADGTPVDVILNPMGVPGRMNLGQVMELHLGWAASQGWNIEGEPEWIKNLPNLPREQAPIKVATPVFDGAEEEEVRGLLDHTLPSRDGERLIDNSGKATLFDGRSGQPFPEPISVGYMYILKLHHLVDDKIHARSTGPYSMITQQPLGGKAQFGGQRFGEMEVWALEAYGAAYTLQELLTVKSDDIHGRVKVYEAIVKGDNIPAPGVPESFKVLLKEMQSLCLNVEVLSTDGETIEMRDADEEVFRAAEELGINLSNVEPSSVDEV
- a CDS encoding acetyl-CoA C-acyltransferase, translating into MAALSGRDAVIIGAARTPFARLLGELKDFSAAALGGRAIEAALGRAGVGAECVEAVVMGQAVQAGCGQNPARQAALSVPGLPASAHAETVNKVCLSGLSAVIHAARLVRLGEADVVVAGGMESMSNAPHLLPGSRTGWKYGDVAVVDSLAHDGLTDAADQVSMGSLTDAGNVTREISRAEQDAVAAASHQRATSSREHLQQEIAPVEWEDRRGRQHTVTDDEGVREDTNAEALAQLRPAFSKEGTITAGNSSPLSDGAAAVIVTSRIWAEQNDATILATIGEAGQVAGPDNSLHSQPARAIKRALERSGIDQGALDVIEINEAFASVSVQSQRELGVDAEDVNAWGGAIALGHPLGASGARLVVTACYQLEENGGGTAAVALCGGGGQGEALLLHR
- the rplL gene encoding 50S ribosomal protein L7/L12, yielding MAKLTTEELLDAFKEMTIFELSEFVKQFEETFDVTAAAVAAAPAAGGAAGGAEEQTEFDVILEAAGDKKIGVIKEVRGLTSLGLKEAKELVDGAPKAVLEGVSKEDAEKAKEALEGAGATVTLK
- the rplJ gene encoding 50S ribosomal protein L10; this encodes MAKNVKEIAVAEITKDFEESSAAVLTEYRGLTVEQLKELRRSMGPDTKYAVVKNTLTEIAAKNAGVDAFEGMLNGPTAIAFVRGDAVAAAKSLTDFAKDHEKLIIKGGYYDGQKMDAEQIKDLAALESVEHQLARVAGVLKAPASAAARIIDALRLKREEAGETAEAPAAE